In Polyangia bacterium, a single genomic region encodes these proteins:
- a CDS encoding glycosyltransferase — protein sequence MAERPLIATSLAPDKLPRQKAAVGSWLEQGFDVVSVNSADEITALTPYFSGVTFRVARRDARALAGKPLVPLDEVLAVLREQNRAVSGIVNSDIVLHPLGDRRLADAVKELVGDGLTFNKRIDHGEDGKAGTRYDGGIDVFFFGRKLLHGYPATPYYMGLPWWDYFFAAYPLLAGYPTREIDQPISSHLAHKSFYDVKKHWMPLGIETVERLSPLFKDNQALIRTSAMDGAMASIERAVQGTVAPHRLDMVLEEALMAFAESSIQLLKDGLETGGPLVCGDRAYRVDDSARTRAPARRLRIGVPTFAAADWRGGVERVGHMVRALAGLPPDERPHMALVVPPDRAASISAYQPLFPLVDEIIEIGGAARDWDQLFGHIDFLFPAFRQALPGRPAASWVPDVRDRRLPNVYSAHEMAERERRCRAVAADAEILVLSSHAARQDWNVYYPHARPTVRVIEPRATLDPAWLSVEPAAVMVKHGIDEPFVLCSNALTLYKGYGSLLEAARGLMAKGGSPLFVCTGSTDDPQYASVLMMVRGLMEKLGVSRRFRLVGHLPRAEQLALMRASLAVVQPSFFESWSMVVEEARLFGKPLILTESRAHFEQAGREAHYFRTADSAHLETVLAEVIPTLAPGPNLAEEGKALERGRALSLAYGRAICALAEETIAARAPAQGTAAPPADTADAVISQADAFVAQGNFQAAGAVLEHGWRQHPDDSAVALRLIQHLARAAQLGDRADSRAR from the coding sequence ATGGCCGAGCGTCCGTTGATCGCGACGTCTTTGGCGCCTGACAAGCTGCCGCGGCAGAAGGCGGCGGTGGGAAGCTGGCTCGAGCAGGGGTTTGACGTTGTCTCGGTCAACAGCGCGGACGAGATCACCGCGCTGACGCCGTATTTTTCGGGGGTCACCTTTCGCGTGGCCAGGCGGGATGCGCGCGCCTTGGCGGGCAAGCCCTTGGTTCCGCTGGACGAGGTGCTGGCGGTCTTGCGTGAGCAGAACCGCGCGGTGTCGGGCATCGTCAATTCGGACATCGTCCTTCATCCGCTCGGCGATCGGCGGCTGGCGGACGCGGTGAAGGAATTGGTTGGTGACGGGCTGACCTTCAACAAGCGTATCGACCACGGCGAAGATGGGAAGGCGGGAACCCGTTACGACGGTGGCATCGACGTCTTCTTCTTCGGACGCAAGTTGCTGCACGGGTATCCGGCCACGCCGTACTACATGGGTCTGCCCTGGTGGGATTATTTCTTCGCCGCCTATCCGTTGCTGGCGGGATATCCCACGCGCGAGATCGACCAGCCGATCTCCTCTCACCTGGCGCACAAGAGCTTCTACGACGTCAAAAAGCACTGGATGCCGCTGGGCATCGAGACGGTCGAGCGCCTGAGCCCCTTGTTCAAAGACAACCAGGCGTTGATTCGGACCAGCGCCATGGACGGTGCGATGGCCTCGATTGAACGGGCGGTGCAGGGGACGGTGGCGCCGCACAGACTGGACATGGTGCTCGAAGAGGCGCTGATGGCGTTCGCCGAGTCCTCGATTCAATTGCTCAAAGACGGCCTGGAGACCGGTGGTCCGCTGGTTTGCGGCGATCGGGCATATCGCGTCGATGACTCCGCGCGCACGCGGGCGCCGGCGCGCCGGTTGCGGATCGGCGTTCCCACCTTCGCCGCCGCCGACTGGCGTGGCGGGGTCGAGCGGGTCGGTCACATGGTGCGCGCCCTGGCCGGGCTGCCGCCAGACGAGCGTCCGCACATGGCGCTGGTGGTGCCGCCCGATCGGGCCGCCTCCATCAGCGCGTACCAACCGCTGTTTCCCCTGGTCGACGAGATCATCGAGATCGGCGGCGCGGCGCGCGACTGGGATCAATTGTTCGGCCACATCGATTTCCTGTTCCCGGCCTTTCGCCAGGCGCTGCCCGGGCGGCCGGCGGCGTCGTGGGTGCCCGACGTTCGCGATCGACGGTTGCCGAATGTCTATAGCGCGCATGAAATGGCCGAGCGGGAACGCCGCTGTCGCGCCGTCGCGGCCGACGCGGAGATCCTGGTGCTGAGCAGCCACGCCGCCCGCCAGGACTGGAACGTGTACTACCCGCACGCGCGGCCGACGGTGCGCGTGATCGAGCCCCGGGCCACGCTGGACCCGGCCTGGCTGTCCGTCGAGCCGGCGGCGGTGATGGTCAAGCACGGGATCGACGAGCCGTTTGTCCTCTGCAGCAACGCCCTCACCTTGTACAAAGGATATGGCTCGTTGTTGGAGGCGGCCCGTGGCTTGATGGCCAAAGGCGGCAGCCCGTTGTTTGTTTGCACGGGCTCGACGGACGATCCGCAGTACGCGTCGGTCTTAATGATGGTCCGCGGACTGATGGAGAAGCTGGGCGTGTCGCGGCGGTTTCGTCTGGTCGGGCATTTGCCGCGGGCGGAACAGCTGGCCCTGATGCGCGCCAGCCTAGCGGTGGTGCAGCCATCTTTCTTCGAGAGCTGGAGCATGGTGGTGGAGGAGGCGCGGCTGTTCGGCAAGCCGCTGATTCTCACCGAGTCGCGCGCGCACTTTGAACAGGCCGGACGCGAGGCCCATTATTTTCGCACCGCTGATTCGGCCCATCTGGAGACGGTGCTGGCCGAGGTGATTCCCACCCTGGCGCCCGGTCCGAATCTGGCCGAAGAGGGCAAAGCGCTCGAGCGCGGGCGGGCCTTGTCGCTGGCCTACGGGCGCGCGATCTGCGCCCTGGCCGAAGAAACCATCGCGGCGCGCGCGCCAGCGCAGGGGACGGCAGCGCCGCCGGCCGACACGGCGGACGCGGTCATAAGCCAGGCGGACGCCTTCGTCGCGCAGGGAAATTTCCAGGCCGCCGGCGCAGTCCTCGAGCATGGTTGGCGGCAACATCCCGATGATTCCGCCGTCGCCCTCCGGCTGATTCAGCATCTCGCCCGCGCTGCTCAGTTGGGCGATCGCGCCGATTCTCGCGCGCGCTGA
- a CDS encoding sugar kinase, which produces MSGSLNIRPDGALDFLALGAVVHRLDPGVIPFRKATECQIHVSGGEFNVAANLADCFRLQTGVATAMVDYPIGDLVSERVRAMGVRPFFKRFAHDGVTGPNIATVYSDRGAGMRAPVVFYNRSNEAAARLKVGDFDWNKIFAGGLRWFHSGGIFAALSPTTPELIIEGMKAAKAAGAVVSFDLNFREKLWKIFGGLDRAQETLRKIVDHVDIVVGNEEDLQKGLGVAGPEVATAKSKLDPSTFFGMMDRVLKQHPHIKGVATTLREVHSTNRHTWGAVAWLEGKTYVSPTCELDVVDRVGGGDGFASGLIYGLLSGESHEQATRLGWAHGALLTTYPGDTTMATVEQVKDFAKGGSARIQR; this is translated from the coding sequence ATGTCAGGCAGCTTGAACATCCGCCCGGACGGAGCGCTGGACTTTTTGGCTTTGGGCGCCGTCGTTCACCGACTGGATCCGGGCGTGATCCCCTTTCGCAAGGCGACCGAATGTCAGATCCACGTCAGCGGCGGCGAGTTCAACGTGGCCGCCAACCTGGCCGACTGCTTCCGGCTGCAGACCGGCGTGGCCACGGCGATGGTGGACTACCCGATCGGCGATCTGGTCTCCGAACGCGTGCGCGCCATGGGCGTGCGGCCGTTCTTCAAGCGCTTCGCCCACGACGGCGTCACCGGCCCGAACATCGCCACCGTGTACAGCGATCGCGGCGCCGGCATGCGCGCGCCGGTGGTTTTCTATAACCGTTCGAACGAAGCGGCGGCCCGTCTCAAGGTCGGCGACTTTGACTGGAACAAGATCTTCGCCGGCGGCCTGCGCTGGTTTCACAGCGGCGGCATCTTCGCCGCGCTCTCACCCACCACGCCCGAGCTGATCATCGAAGGGATGAAGGCCGCCAAGGCGGCCGGCGCGGTGGTGTCGTTCGATCTCAACTTCCGCGAGAAGCTGTGGAAGATCTTCGGGGGCCTCGACCGCGCGCAGGAGACCTTGCGCAAGATCGTCGACCACGTCGACATCGTGGTCGGCAACGAAGAAGATCTGCAAAAAGGGCTGGGCGTCGCCGGGCCCGAGGTGGCCACCGCCAAGTCCAAGCTGGATCCCAGCACCTTCTTCGGGATGATGGACCGCGTGCTCAAGCAGCATCCGCACATCAAGGGCGTCGCCACCACGCTGCGCGAAGTGCACAGCACCAACCGCCACACCTGGGGCGCGGTGGCCTGGCTGGAAGGCAAGACCTACGTCTCTCCGACCTGCGAGCTGGACGTCGTGGATCGCGTGGGCGGCGGCGACGGCTTCGCCTCCGGTTTGATCTATGGCCTGCTCAGCGGCGAGAGCCACGAGCAAGCCACCCGCCTCGGCTGGGCGCACGGCGCCTTGCTGACCACCTACCCAGGCGACACCACCATGGCCACCGTCGAACAAGTGAAAGACTTCGCCAAGGGCGGCTCGGCGCGCATTCAACGCTGA
- a CDS encoding peptide MFS transporter, giving the protein MRTTAPPSGAADTAAPTQAHPTGLYVLFGAEAWERFSYYGMRALLVLYLTKHLQFNRPDALSIYATYTGLVYLTPIAGGFFADRVLGRRKAVLIGGILMALGHLAMAFEPLLHLALGLLILGNGFFKPNISTIVGGLYEEGDVRRDGGFTIFYMGINLGAYLAPLICGNLGEKVGWHYGFSAAAVGMACGLMVFVWGQKFLAAVGMPPRKARASETAATTAPDAQRLDRRDYLDVVAWVVAGAGLVWAVVTARGSLGALWAAVPTTAALALALLALATVIFGLLRGANAEESQQVWVVIILCVFNIFFWMGFEQAGGTMTLFADKQTDRVVGWGEIIVAALVQIGAGINIHRTTRQEKAARILWGVLTYLFILTGIATLVWGGKALLSGQRIEIAASQFQSINPLLIVALAPSFSRLWLRLDRGRLRTSTPTKMAIGMIILGLGFVVMFFGQKIAEANGKVSMGWLAAVYALHTMGELCLSPIGLSMVTKLAPARVVSLAMGLWFVSNAIANYLAGTLESILDKHHVPIYGFLIVSSIGPALLLLALTPLLKRWMHGRA; this is encoded by the coding sequence ATGCGGACCACGGCGCCTCCTTCCGGCGCGGCCGACACCGCCGCCCCGACCCAGGCTCACCCGACCGGGCTGTACGTGCTGTTTGGGGCGGAAGCGTGGGAGCGCTTCTCGTATTACGGAATGCGCGCCCTGCTGGTGCTGTACCTCACCAAGCACCTGCAGTTCAACCGGCCTGACGCGCTGTCGATCTACGCGACGTACACCGGCCTGGTTTACCTGACGCCCATCGCCGGCGGGTTCTTCGCTGATCGGGTGCTGGGTCGGCGCAAGGCGGTCCTCATCGGCGGCATCTTGATGGCGTTGGGCCACCTGGCGATGGCGTTCGAGCCGCTCCTGCACCTGGCGCTGGGGCTTTTGATTCTGGGCAACGGGTTCTTCAAGCCCAACATCTCGACCATCGTCGGCGGCCTTTATGAAGAGGGTGACGTTCGCCGCGACGGCGGCTTCACCATCTTCTATATGGGGATCAACCTGGGCGCTTATCTGGCGCCATTGATCTGCGGCAACCTGGGCGAGAAGGTCGGCTGGCACTACGGATTTTCCGCGGCGGCGGTCGGGATGGCCTGCGGCCTGATGGTGTTCGTGTGGGGCCAGAAGTTCTTGGCCGCGGTGGGCATGCCGCCCCGCAAGGCGCGCGCATCCGAGACGGCGGCAACCACCGCGCCCGATGCGCAACGACTGGATCGCCGCGACTACCTGGACGTCGTTGCCTGGGTCGTCGCCGGTGCCGGCCTGGTCTGGGCGGTGGTGACGGCGCGCGGTTCCCTGGGCGCGCTGTGGGCGGCGGTTCCCACCACGGCCGCGCTGGCTCTGGCGCTGCTGGCGCTGGCCACGGTGATCTTTGGCCTGCTGCGCGGGGCGAACGCGGAGGAATCGCAGCAGGTGTGGGTGGTGATCATCCTCTGCGTCTTCAACATCTTTTTCTGGATGGGGTTCGAACAGGCCGGCGGCACGATGACGTTGTTCGCCGACAAGCAGACCGATCGGGTGGTGGGCTGGGGCGAGATCATCGTCGCCGCCCTGGTGCAGATCGGCGCCGGCATCAACATTCACCGCACCACGCGCCAGGAAAAAGCGGCGCGCATCTTGTGGGGCGTGCTGACGTACCTGTTCATTTTGACCGGCATTGCCACGTTGGTCTGGGGCGGCAAGGCGCTGCTCTCCGGACAGCGCATCGAGATCGCCGCGTCGCAGTTTCAAAGCATCAACCCGCTTTTGATCGTGGCGCTGGCGCCCAGTTTTTCTCGTCTGTGGCTGCGCCTCGATCGCGGGCGGCTGCGCACGTCGACGCCGACCAAGATGGCCATCGGGATGATCATCCTGGGCCTGGGCTTCGTGGTGATGTTCTTCGGACAAAAGATCGCCGAGGCAAACGGCAAGGTCAGCATGGGCTGGCTGGCGGCGGTCTATGCGCTGCACACCATGGGCGAGCTGTGCCTGTCACCGATCGGTCTGTCGATGGTGACCAAGCTGGCGCCGGCGCGGGTGGTGTCGCTGGCGATGGGGCTGTGGTTCGTGTCGAACGCCATCGCCAACTATCTGGCCGGCACGCTGGAATCGATCCTCGACAAACACCACGTGCCCATCTACGGCTTTCTGATCGTCAGCAGCATCGGGCCGGCGTTGCTGCTGCTGGCGCTGACGCCGCTGCTCAAACGCTGGATGCACGGGCGGGCATAG
- a CDS encoding TRAP transporter large permease subunit gives MTVTTFIVSLLAAMALGMPIAFALIVCGAAIMLQQGNFDSQIIAQNMISGADSFSLMAIPFFMLAGQFMEAGGISKRIVGFADTVVGHLRGGLGYVAVFAAFILASVSGSAIADTAALASLLLPLMEKAGYNKARSGGLIASAGIVAPMLPPSLAFIVFGVTANLSITKLFVAGIVPGLMMGGSLIFTWWWLNRKSTLPVAKRKSFKEILVAFKSAFWALLMPVIIVGGLKFGIFTPAETGAVVAFLSLVVGMFIYRELKPRMLYSLILRAAKSTAVVMFLVAAALVSSWLITVADVGSDVVTMLHPLLHSKLLLMLAVTVLVIVVGTAMDLVPTVLILTPILMPLIKEAGVDPVYFGVVFIMNNAIGLITPPVGTVLNVVCGTGEMTMDALMIGVWPFLVAETIVLFLLVLFPWLVLLPMKLLL, from the coding sequence ATGACTGTCACTACTTTTATCGTCTCTTTGCTGGCCGCCATGGCGCTGGGCATGCCCATCGCCTTTGCGCTGATTGTTTGTGGCGCGGCGATCATGCTCCAGCAGGGCAACTTCGATTCGCAGATCATCGCCCAGAACATGATCAGCGGCGCCGACAGCTTCTCGCTGATGGCCATCCCGTTCTTCATGCTGGCTGGCCAATTCATGGAGGCGGGCGGCATCTCGAAACGCATCGTCGGCTTCGCCGACACCGTCGTCGGTCACCTGCGCGGCGGGCTCGGTTACGTCGCGGTATTCGCGGCGTTCATCCTGGCCAGCGTCTCGGGTTCGGCCATCGCCGACACGGCGGCCCTGGCGTCGCTGCTGCTGCCGTTGATGGAAAAGGCGGGCTACAACAAAGCGCGCTCGGGCGGCCTGATTGCTTCGGCCGGCATCGTGGCGCCGATGCTGCCGCCCAGTCTTGCCTTCATCGTCTTCGGCGTCACCGCGAACCTGTCGATCACCAAGTTGTTCGTCGCCGGCATCGTCCCGGGCCTGATGATGGGCGGAAGCCTGATCTTCACCTGGTGGTGGCTGAACCGCAAATCGACGTTGCCGGTCGCCAAGCGCAAGTCGTTCAAGGAGATCCTGGTCGCCTTCAAGAGCGCCTTCTGGGCACTGCTGATGCCGGTGATCATCGTCGGTGGCCTGAAGTTCGGCATCTTCACCCCCGCCGAGACCGGAGCCGTCGTCGCCTTCCTGTCGCTGGTGGTCGGCATGTTCATCTACCGCGAGCTGAAGCCGCGGATGTTGTACAGCCTGATCCTGCGCGCCGCCAAGAGCACGGCGGTGGTCATGTTCCTGGTCGCTGCCGCGCTGGTCTCGTCGTGGCTGATCACTGTCGCCGACGTGGGCAGCGACGTGGTGACGATGCTGCACCCGCTGTTACACAGCAAGCTGCTCTTGATGCTGGCCGTGACCGTCCTGGTGATCGTGGTCGGTACGGCGATGGACCTGGTTCCGACGGTCTTGATCCTGACCCCCATCTTGATGCCACTCATCAAAGAAGCGGGCGTCGACCCGGTCTACTTCGGTGTCGTGTTCATCATGAACAACGCCATCGGCCTCATCACCCCACCGGTCGGCACGGTCCTGAACGTCGTGTGCGGCACCGGCGAGATGACCATGGACGCCCTGATGATCGGCGTCTGGCCCTTTCTGGTGGCCGAAACGATCGTCCTGTTCTTGCTGGTGCTGTTCCCGTGGCTGGTGCTGTTGCCGATGAAGCTGCTGCTGTGA
- a CDS encoding TRAP transporter small permease, translating to MKSINALIFRGIEILLVFCISLMAIMVFGNVVLRYVFNSGITISEEASRMLFIWLTFLGAIIAMKDKAHIGVDTLVKHLPVLGKKVCAILSDVLVIACCVMFFIGSWHQTVINLSVRAPVTELPMAIIYSPGLVCSALIGVLVLNNLFRVLTGRAKEEDLITVKESDEMTTFEAKQAEEKARAERGE from the coding sequence ATGAAGAGCATCAATGCGCTGATTTTTCGTGGCATCGAGATCCTGCTGGTCTTCTGCATCAGCCTCATGGCGATCATGGTCTTCGGCAACGTCGTCCTTCGCTACGTATTCAACTCGGGGATCACCATCTCCGAGGAGGCGTCGCGGATGCTCTTCATCTGGCTGACCTTCCTGGGCGCCATCATCGCCATGAAAGACAAGGCGCACATCGGCGTCGACACGCTGGTCAAGCACCTGCCCGTGCTGGGCAAGAAGGTCTGCGCGATCCTCAGCGACGTCCTGGTGATCGCGTGCTGCGTGATGTTCTTCATCGGGTCGTGGCACCAGACGGTGATCAACCTCAGCGTGCGCGCCCCGGTGACCGAGTTGCCGATGGCCATCATCTACAGCCCGGGCTTGGTGTGCAGCGCATTGATCGGGGTCCTGGTGCTGAACAACCTCTTTCGCGTGCTGACCGGCCGGGCCAAGGAGGAAGATCTGATCACCGTCAAGGAATCCGACGAGATGACCACGTTTGAGGCCAAGCAGGCCGAAGAGAAAGCCCGCGCCGAGCGGGGCGAGTAG